A single region of the Streptomyces sp. NBC_01803 genome encodes:
- the hutI gene encoding imidazolonepropionase, producing MTGPERAAGAGAGATVVVNIGRLVTNDPGRGSGGPLGVIEDAAVVMDAGRVVWVGATRAAPAADIRVDAAGRAAVPGFVDSHSHLVFAGDRTDEFNARMSGRPYRAGGIRTTVAATRAASDADLHATVARHVREALLQGTTTIETKSGYGLTVRDEARALAIAAAHTDETTFLGAHIVAPEYAGDPAGYVALVTGPMLDACAPHARWVDVFVERGAFDEDQARAVLTAGAARGLTPRVHANQLTHGPGVRLAVELGAASADHCTHLTDADVDALADAGGATVATLLPGAEFSTRARYPDARRLLDAGVPVALSTDCNPGSSFTSSMPFCVAVAVREMGFTPDEAVHAATAGGARALRRTDIGRLVPGARADLVLLDAPSHVHLAYRPGVPLVRDIWRAGERVAR from the coding sequence GTGACCGGGCCGGAGCGGGCCGCCGGGGCCGGGGCCGGCGCGACGGTTGTCGTGAACATCGGGCGCCTCGTCACCAACGACCCCGGCCGGGGCTCCGGTGGACCGCTCGGCGTCATCGAGGACGCCGCCGTCGTCATGGACGCCGGCCGCGTCGTCTGGGTCGGGGCCACCCGCGCGGCGCCCGCCGCCGACATCCGCGTCGACGCCGCCGGACGGGCGGCCGTTCCCGGTTTCGTGGACTCCCACTCCCACCTGGTCTTCGCGGGCGACCGGACCGACGAGTTCAACGCCCGCATGTCGGGCCGTCCCTACCGCGCGGGCGGCATCCGCACCACCGTCGCCGCCACCCGGGCCGCCTCCGACGCCGACCTCCACGCCACGGTCGCCCGCCATGTGCGCGAGGCCCTGCTCCAGGGGACGACCACCATCGAGACCAAGTCCGGCTACGGCCTGACCGTGCGCGACGAGGCCCGCGCCCTGGCGATCGCCGCCGCCCACACGGACGAGACGACGTTCCTCGGCGCCCACATCGTGGCCCCCGAGTACGCCGGTGATCCGGCCGGCTACGTCGCCCTCGTCACCGGACCCATGCTGGACGCCTGCGCCCCCCACGCCCGGTGGGTCGACGTCTTCGTCGAGCGCGGGGCGTTCGACGAGGACCAGGCGCGGGCCGTCCTCACGGCCGGCGCCGCGCGCGGCCTGACGCCCCGCGTCCACGCCAACCAGCTCACCCACGGCCCCGGCGTCCGGCTCGCCGTCGAGCTCGGCGCCGCCTCCGCCGACCACTGCACCCACCTCACCGACGCCGACGTGGACGCGCTGGCCGACGCGGGTGGCGCGACCGTCGCGACCCTGCTGCCGGGAGCCGAGTTCTCCACCCGCGCCCGCTACCCCGACGCCCGCCGCCTCCTCGACGCGGGCGTCCCCGTCGCGCTGTCCACCGACTGCAACCCGGGGTCGTCGTTCACCAGCTCCATGCCGTTCTGCGTCGCGGTCGCGGTCCGCGAGATGGGGTTCACCCCCGACGAGGCGGTGCACGCGGCCACCGCGGGCGGCGCCCGCGCCCTGCGCCGCACAGACATCGGCCGACTGGTCCCGGGCGCCCGCGCCGACCTGGTGCTGCTCGACGCGCCCAGCCACGTCCACCTCGCCTACCGCCCCGGCGTCCCCCTGGTCCGCGACATCTGGCGGGCCGGCGAGCGGGTCGCACGCTGA
- a CDS encoding NfeD family protein: MGSIPDIWGLVAPLGPGRTPAVRLFAPPGAALATGAVDVLTGIALAGLVALALAAAVAGSLLAVRLARRAFLARPTTGREALLGREAVVRRTGNGAGQVLLEGAWWTVRGRDAPVREGQRVRVVGQEGLDLVVEDAGPRTDRRAAEEEPP, from the coding sequence ATGGGCAGTATTCCGGACATATGGGGGCTGGTCGCGCCCCTCGGGCCGGGCCGGACCCCGGCCGTCCGGCTGTTCGCGCCACCCGGGGCGGCGCTCGCCACCGGGGCGGTGGACGTGCTCACGGGCATCGCGCTCGCCGGGCTCGTCGCCCTCGCCCTGGCGGCGGCCGTCGCCGGATCGCTGCTGGCCGTCCGCCTCGCCCGGCGGGCCTTCCTGGCCCGGCCCACCACCGGCCGGGAGGCGCTGCTCGGCCGCGAGGCCGTGGTGCGCCGCACCGGGAACGGCGCCGGTCAGGTGCTGCTGGAGGGGGCGTGGTGGACCGTGCGCGGCAGGGACGCCCCCGTCAGGGAGGGGCAGCGCGTCCGCGTGGTGGGCCAGGAGGGGCTTGATCTGGTTGTCGAGGACGCCGGCCCACGAACGGACCGTCGCGCCGCCGAGGAGGAACCCCCGTGA
- a CDS encoding slipin family protein — MKALLITAIVVAAVLLLLTLMAVKVVPEYERGVVFRLGRIIGARGPGLFLIIPMVDRMVRVSLRTVTMDIPPQDVITKDNVTVRVNAVTYFNVVDPNRSVVAIENHIKGTSQIAQTTLRSILGQVDLDELLINRDEINQRLQRIIDDVTNPWGVKVTLVEIKDVELPETMRRAMARQAEAERDRRAKVIHAKGEFEAAETLSDAAERLERHPASMHLRILSTMTEIASERNSTLIFPLPMEILRLVDSLTPTHPDRPHPDTRPQPRPVSHDGSRHGRA, encoded by the coding sequence GTGAAAGCACTGCTCATCACCGCGATCGTCGTCGCGGCCGTCCTGCTGCTGCTCACCCTGATGGCCGTCAAGGTCGTCCCCGAGTACGAACGAGGCGTGGTCTTCCGCCTCGGCCGGATCATCGGCGCCAGAGGCCCGGGACTGTTCCTCATCATCCCGATGGTCGACCGCATGGTCCGCGTCTCCCTGCGGACGGTCACCATGGACATCCCGCCGCAGGACGTCATCACCAAGGACAACGTGACGGTCCGCGTCAACGCCGTGACCTATTTCAACGTGGTCGACCCCAACCGCTCGGTGGTCGCCATCGAGAACCACATCAAGGGCACCTCCCAGATCGCCCAGACCACGCTGCGCAGCATCCTCGGTCAAGTGGACCTGGATGAGCTGCTGATCAACCGGGACGAGATCAACCAGCGGCTTCAGCGGATCATCGACGACGTGACCAACCCGTGGGGCGTCAAGGTCACCCTGGTCGAGATCAAGGACGTCGAACTGCCCGAGACGATGCGCCGCGCCATGGCCCGCCAGGCCGAGGCCGAACGCGACCGGCGGGCCAAGGTCATCCACGCCAAGGGCGAGTTCGAGGCCGCCGAAACCCTGTCGGACGCCGCCGAACGCCTCGAACGGCACCCGGCCTCGATGCACCTGCGGATCCTGTCCACGATGACCGAGATCGCCAGCGAGCGGAACTCGACCCTGATCTTCCCGCTCCCGATGGAAATCCTCCGCCTGGTCGACAGCCTCACCCCCACCCACCCCGACCGCCCGCACCCCGACACCCGCCCACAGCCCCGGCCGGTGTCCCACGACGGATCGAGACACGGCCGGGCGTAG
- the rox gene encoding rifampin monooxygenase yields MHSRQFTAEPSSNDAVERDFTVGDVPGVPCSPASGADRAPLMFDVIIAGCGPTGAMLAAELRLHDVRVLVLEKETEPVSFVRIVGLHIRSIELMAMRGLLDRVLQHGRQRPAGGFFAAIPKPAPKGLDSAYAYLLGIPQPVIEHLLEEHAIELGAQVRRGCAVAGFEQDDEGVTVELADGEQLRSRYLVGCDGGRSTVRKLLGVGFPGEPSRTETLMGEMEVGVPQEEIAAKVTEIRETHQRFWLRPFGEGVYSVVVPAAGVSDRAEPPTLKDFKQQLRAIAGTDFGVHSPRWLSRFGDATRLAERYRVGRVLLAGDAAHIHPPTGGQGLNLGVQDAFNLGWKLAAQIRGWAPETLLDTYQAERHPVAADVLDNTRAQMELHSTEPGPQAVRRLLTELMDFDEVNRYLIEKITAIGIRYDFGEGPDLLGRRLRDIDVKQGHLYGLLHRGRGLLLDRTERLTVGGWPDRVDYLADPTAVLDVPCVLLRPDGHVAWIGDDQQDLDDHLSRWFGKPAN; encoded by the coding sequence ATGCACTCTCGGCAGTTCACCGCCGAGCCGTCGTCGAACGATGCGGTCGAGCGCGACTTCACCGTGGGCGACGTCCCCGGAGTTCCCTGCTCGCCGGCCTCCGGCGCCGATCGCGCGCCCCTCATGTTCGACGTGATCATTGCCGGGTGCGGGCCGACTGGCGCGATGCTGGCCGCCGAGCTGCGGCTGCACGATGTGCGGGTCCTCGTTCTGGAGAAGGAAACCGAGCCCGTGTCGTTCGTCCGCATAGTCGGTCTGCATATTCGCAGTATCGAGCTGATGGCAATGCGCGGACTGCTGGATCGCGTTCTCCAGCATGGAAGACAGCGTCCGGCCGGCGGTTTCTTCGCCGCCATCCCCAAACCCGCGCCCAAGGGCCTGGATTCCGCGTACGCCTATCTGCTGGGTATCCCGCAGCCGGTCATCGAACATCTTCTTGAAGAACATGCGATCGAACTGGGTGCGCAGGTCCGACGCGGTTGCGCGGTCGCCGGTTTCGAGCAGGACGACGAGGGTGTGACCGTCGAGCTGGCCGACGGGGAACAGCTGCGTTCGCGCTATCTCGTCGGCTGTGACGGCGGGCGCAGCACGGTGCGCAAGCTGCTCGGTGTCGGCTTCCCGGGCGAGCCCTCACGGACCGAGACGCTGATGGGCGAGATGGAAGTGGGCGTGCCGCAGGAGGAGATCGCCGCCAAGGTGACCGAAATCCGCGAGACCCATCAGCGATTCTGGCTCCGGCCCTTCGGCGAAGGGGTCTACAGCGTCGTAGTCCCCGCCGCGGGAGTCAGCGACCGCGCGGAACCGCCCACCCTCAAGGATTTCAAACAACAGCTGCGCGCCATCGCCGGAACCGATTTCGGCGTGCACTCCCCGCGCTGGTTGTCCCGCTTCGGCGATGCCACCCGGCTGGCCGAACGTTATCGGGTCGGGCGGGTGCTGCTGGCCGGCGATGCGGCACACATCCATCCACCCACCGGCGGACAGGGCCTCAACCTGGGCGTTCAGGACGCATTCAACCTCGGCTGGAAACTGGCCGCCCAGATCCGCGGCTGGGCGCCGGAAACACTGCTGGACACCTACCAGGCCGAACGTCATCCGGTCGCCGCGGACGTGCTGGACAACACCCGCGCCCAGATGGAACTGCACTCCACCGAACCGGGCCCGCAGGCCGTGCGCAGGCTGCTCACCGAACTGATGGACTTCGACGAGGTGAACCGCTATCTGATCGAGAAGATCACCGCGATCGGCATCCGCTACGACTTCGGCGAAGGCCCCGACCTGCTCGGCCGCCGCCTGCGCGACATCGACGTGAAACAGGGCCACCTCTACGGTCTGCTGCATCGCGGCCGCGGCCTGCTGCTGGACCGCACCGAACGCCTGACCGTCGGGGGCTGGCCAGACCGGGTCGATTACCTCGCGGATCCCACTGCGGTACTGGATGTTCCGTGCGTCCTGCTACGCCCCGACGGCCACGTCGCGTGGATCGGCGACGATCAGCAGGACCTGGACGACCACCTCTCCCGCTGGTTCGGCAAGCCCGCCAACTGA